One Gemmatimonadota bacterium genomic window, GCCAACGTCGGTCGCGCGGAACCGCGCGAGGCTGACCTTGAACCCACTCGGCAGGTTCAGCAGCTCCTCGCCGACCTTGCTGACGGCCTCGCTCGCGTCGGCCGCCGACTCGGCCAGCCGGTCGAGTTCGAGGATCGCGTTCAGGAACTCGTCCGCACTGAGGTCGCCGAGCTGGTCCAGGTCCAGCGCGCCCGCCTCGAATTGCGCGAACAGCTCGCGCAGCGCGTCCTCGAAGCCCTCCAGCCCCGCCGCGCTCGACAGGTCGAGCCCGGCGATCGCGGCCTCGACGCTCGGGTTGTCGATCCCGAACTTCTCGAGCGCCTGCTGGATCGCCTCGGTCAGCGGGCCCGTGTCGTCGAGGTCGACGTTGCCCAGGAAGCCGGCCAGCTCGGCCTCCAATATCTCCAGCGGTTCCAGGTCGAATAGCTGGGCGCGCGCGTCACGCAAGCGGCCCTGACCATCAGGCGAGCGGAAGAAGTCGGCCAGGTCGATCTCGGCGAGCGCGCGGTCCAGCTCGCGCAGGAACTCGGCGCTCGTGCGGAACTCGATGTCCAGCGAGTCGGCCAGCGCCTCGACCTCGCCCATCGAGATCCCGAAACGGTCGAGCGCGGTCTCGAATCGCCCGAAGGCGAAAAGCGCATCGAACGGCCCCTCGAGGCCAGCCTCGATCGCCTGGCCGATCTGATCGATCGTGCCGCCGGACAACCCGCGCAGTGCGCCCGAGACCTCATCGAGGTTGCGCTTCAGCCGTGCGAGCGAGTCGGCGGCCTGCTCGCGCGCCATGCGCTCGGCGCGCTCCTCTGGGCTTTCGCCGCCGAACAGCCCACCGATGGCGCCGGTGATCGCGTTCAACGCCGTCGAGGCCAGCGCCGTCGCGAACCCGGACGCCAGGTTCTCGGGGCTGAACGTGGCGCCCAACGTGTCGAGCACGCCGCCGCCGACGCTGGAGTTCGCGATCCGGTCGATGAACTGCTGGAACGGGCCGCCGACGCTCTCGGCCGTCGCCGCAGCCTCCTCGCCCATCGCCTTGACCTGCTTGGCGGTCAGCTTGATCGGCGTCGTGAGCTTGTCCAGGCCGAGCAGCTTGTCGAAATCGCCGAACGATTCGCGTGCCGGTTCGCGGCCGCTGCGGTCGCGTATGCCGCCGCCCTGCGCGGCTGGCGCGAACGCTATGCGCTGACGGCGCAGGAACTGCTGGCTGTCGGTGGGGCCGGTCGCGAGGTTGATGGCCGGCGCCTCGAAATCGCCGAGCGCGCCGAAGCTGTTGAACGTCGCTATCAGCGCGGCCAGCTCGGCGCGGACGAGCGCGATTTCCTCCTGCGCCTTCGTGAGCGTATCGCCGGTGGCGAACGCCGCCTCGAACTCAAGGCCGGACAGCTCGCCGCGCAGCTCGCCCATCCGCTCGACGACGCGCGTGATGTTCTCGATGGTCGGGTCGAGGTCGCCGGCCTTGAACGGGAGCGGGACGCCGCCACCACCACCGCCTCCGGCGGGCTCGTCGAGCAGCGCGAGCGCGGCCTTGACCGCGGCTATCTGGGCCCGCAGCGCGTCAAGGTCGGCGACCCGCTGCTCACCGCCCGAGAAGTCGACGCCCGTGAACGTGGCGACCTGGAGCTTGGATTCGAGGTTCGCGAGGCCCGCCTCCAGCGCCTCCTTGTCGGCGCCGGCCAGGTCGTCGCCGGCCTCCTTGAACCGGGCGACCGCGAGGTTGAACTTGTTCGTTTCGGTGCTGGCACGCTTCAGGGCACTGGCGACAGTCAGGCCGAGCACCCCAACCGCAGCAAGCCCGAGCGCCAGGGGCCCACCGACCGCGACGGCCGTCCCGAGCGCACCGAACGCCTTCGAGGTGCTGGTCAGTTGCTTGGCGAGCCCGAGAAACACGCCAGTTTCGAGGGCCTTCCCGGCGATCGTGAACAGCGGCCCCGCGCCAGCAGCAGCGCCCGCACCGGCGATGCCGAGTTTGACCATCGCCGGGCTGGCGTCGTCTACGCTGTCGAGCGCCGCCGTGACACGGTCCAGGCCGGCGGTGACGCCCGGCAGCAGGTTGTCACCGACGCGCACACGCGCCCGGAACAGCGCGTCGGTGAAGTCCTCGAAGCTGGTTTCTGCGCGGCGCACGGCCTGCGGCAGGTCTTCGAGCGCCGTCAGGAGCCGGTCGAAGAACTCGTCGGTCGACAGTTCAAGGGCCTGGATTTCCTGCGGACTGACGGTACCGAATGCGGCCTGAAGCGCCCGGCCGACGATGGGCGCGGTGTCGATGATGGCGCCAAGGTCGTTGCCGAGGACTCTGCCTTCGATGGTAATGTCGCGGATCTGGGCGACGACCCTATCCAGCGCACCCGAGTCGCCGCCGGTGGTCGCGATCGCGTTGCCGAAGGCGCGGAGCGTACGCGCCGATTCCGCAGCCGAAAAGCCGATTGCCTGGAGGCGAATGTCGCCTTCGATGGCGTCCCGGAAGCTGAGGTCGGGCAGCTCGGCGATGTCCTTCAGTTCTGCAAGTCGCCGGGCCGTGCCGCCGGCCGACGTGTCCACGGCGTCGAGCGAGCGGCGCAGCGTGTCCATGTCGACAGCGGCCTTCACGGACGCTGCGGCCGCGACGGTGATGGGCGCAGTGACGCCGAGGGTTAGCTTGCGGCCGGTGCGGCCAACCGCGTCCGCCACCAGGTCGACCTCGCCGGCGAACTCGGTGAACACGCGGCCAGCCTGCCGACCGAAATCGCGCGCGCCGTCGCGCAGCTCGCGGAAATTGCGCTGAAGGCGGGAGACGGAGCTCGTGACGGCGCGGATGCCCGCATCGAAGCGCTGCCGGTCCAGCCCGAGCTCGGCTGCGAGCGTTACGAACGTCTCAGCCACAGATCACACCCTGTGCCGGAAGAACCGCAGCCGCCGGTCCACGCCGCCGATCGTGAAGTAGTAACCGAGCGCAGCCGCGTCCGCTCTGTCCGGCGAATGGCCGACTCGCTTCTTGGTCTCCGCCTTCTCCTCGAGCCGGATCTGGCCCGATGGGGTGTAGCCGTACCTGATCGCGCTCAGTTCGGCGATGAGCTGCGGGTCGTCGGGCAGGCTGACCTCGCCACGCTCTAGACCTTCGCGCAGCTTCCAAAAGATTTCGGCCCGCACGTTCGCGTGGACGTCGGGCCGGTCCTCCGCCCGTCGCCCGACGTTGATGCCCTTCGCCACGTGGTGACCGAGCTGGCGAAGCCGGTCGACCACGCCAGAGCCCAACCCGATTTCGTCGATCCCGACCTGTGCCGGCTGCCTGCGGTTGATCTCCGAGGCTACCCAGGAGGCGACCTCCATCGTGTCGAGCTTGCCGATGGTCGTGACGCCCAAGAGTTGCTGGCCGCACCAAACGGCCAGCGCGCTCTTGTCCTCGCCGAAGCGAGCGCAGTCGACGCCCAGAAACGTCTTCGGGTCCTCCTGCTCCAGGCGCCGACCGACTGCGGCCTCGAGGTCGGCGAGGCGGATCAGCGTACCCTCGGCTTCGTCGGGGAATTCGCCGAGCACGCGCGCCTCGTAGAGCGGCGACGCCCTGCCCCATTCCTCGGCCCGCTCGGCCACCCACTCCGGTGAAACCAGCGCCGAGTCCTCGGCCGAGACGTGAAACGTCCTCCAGATCCCGGAACCCTTCCTGAAGGCATCGTAAAACGGACCGGAGGGGCCGCCCGGCGTGGACGCCATCACATACAGGCGATCGCCCTCGCGGTCCGTCTGTGTTCCATGCAGCGCTGCGATCACGTCGGCCGACAGCGCCTTGGCTTCGTCGGCCAGGATGCAGAGGCTCTCGGCGTGCGCCCCCTCGACCAGCGCCGGGTCTGACGCCTGGACGCCCAGCGCGAACCACTCCCGCCCGTAGCCCGTCACCTCTACGCTCAAGGCGCGCACCGTCAGCGGAAGCGGGTCCGGTGCCCTCCGCACCCATTTCTTGACCTCGGGCAACAGGTACGCGCCGACTTGTCTCTCGAAAGAAGGCGCCAGCATCAGCGC contains:
- a CDS encoding tape measure protein, which codes for MFTEFAGEVDLVADAVGRTGRKLTLGVTAPITVAAAASVKAAVDMDTLRRSLDAVDTSAGGTARRLAELKDIAELPDLSFRDAIEGDIRLQAIGFSAAESARTLRAFGNAIATTGGDSGALDRVVAQIRDITIEGRVLGNDLGAIIDTAPIVGRALQAAFGTVSPQEIQALELSTDEFFDRLLTALEDLPQAVRRAETSFEDFTDALFRARVRVGDNLLPGVTAGLDRVTAALDSVDDASPAMVKLGIAGAGAAAGAGPLFTIAGKALETGVFLGLAKQLTSTSKAFGALGTAVAVGGPLALGLAAVGVLGLTVASALKRASTETNKFNLAVARFKEAGDDLAGADKEALEAGLANLESKLQVATFTGVDFSGGEQRVADLDALRAQIAAVKAALALLDEPAGGGGGGGVPLPFKAGDLDPTIENITRVVERMGELRGELSGLEFEAAFATGDTLTKAQEEIALVRAELAALIATFNSFGALGDFEAPAINLATGPTDSQQFLRRQRIAFAPAAQGGGIRDRSGREPARESFGDFDKLLGLDKLTTPIKLTAKQVKAMGEEAAATAESVGGPFQQFIDRIANSSVGGGVLDTLGATFSPENLASGFATALASTALNAITGAIGGLFGGESPEERAERMAREQAADSLARLKRNLDEVSGALRGLSGGTIDQIGQAIEAGLEGPFDALFAFGRFETALDRFGISMGEVEALADSLDIEFRTSAEFLRELDRALAEIDLADFFRSPDGQGRLRDARAQLFDLEPLEILEAELAGFLGNVDLDDTGPLTEAIQQALEKFGIDNPSVEAAIAGLDLSSAAGLEGFEDALRELFAQFEAGALDLDQLGDLSADEFLNAILELDRLAESAADASEAVSKVGEELLNLPSGFKVSLARFRATDVGDGAGTFRDAVASGGTIITEGDTFIDQITVIQQPGEDGEELADRVVEKLRRLKTRGGTKSLTLGA